One stretch of Priestia megaterium DNA includes these proteins:
- a CDS encoding anti-repressor SinI family protein, whose product MNFKDENTLDLEWVMLIMEAKQTGISIEEVRQFLQSISSNS is encoded by the coding sequence ATGAATTTTAAAGACGAAAATACGTTAGACTTAGAATGGGTTATGCTCATAATGGAAGCAAAACAAACAGGTATAAGCATCGAGGAAGTTAGACAATTTTTACAAAGTATTAGCTCAAATTCTTAG
- a CDS encoding helix-turn-helix domain-containing protein, which translates to MTIGQRIRDLRTKQGISLTELANRAGVAKSYISSVERGIQLNPSIQFLNKISTSLNVSIDRLIHEPMDKSESLDIDDEWLELAKEAAESGISKEQFKQFLEFQKWQRAKQD; encoded by the coding sequence ATGACAATTGGCCAACGTATTCGAGATCTCAGAACGAAACAGGGAATATCGCTAACAGAACTTGCAAACCGAGCGGGTGTTGCTAAATCGTACATATCTTCAGTAGAAAGAGGAATTCAGCTCAACCCATCTATTCAATTTCTAAACAAAATTTCTACCTCATTGAACGTGAGTATTGATAGATTGATTCATGAGCCTATGGATAAATCTGAATCGTTGGATATTGATGATGAGTGGCTTGAGTTAGCAAAAGAAGCAGCGGAGTCAGGAATAAGCAAAGAGCAGTTTAAACAATTTCTTGAATTTCAAAAATGGCAGCGGGCAAAGCAAGATTAA